A region of the Marmota flaviventris isolate mMarFla1 chromosome 3, mMarFla1.hap1, whole genome shotgun sequence genome:
CTCTAGTGACCTTGAGTTTCCTggtggagaggagagggaggtcTGACAGCAGCAACCTTGCCTTAATTTACATCGGTTTCCCACCCAGAAGGGTTTGGCCTATAGGATAGATGGGAAGACCCAGGAGGTGTGCAGTGGTGGTATATTGTGATCCCTTCAGGATTAAAGGGACCTGAGTAACTGGTGGTATGTAGCAGGGTGTGCATTCTGACTGTCTCAGTCGGGTAACCTGTTGTTTACTTCTGTTCTAACAGTGCTGGAGCTTTGGCAGCTCACCTTTGACCTGCTGGAATTGATCTTGATCTGTTTTTGCATCACCTTCAGGGGGCGCTGTTGGGTGGAGCTGGTTCAGGCCCTCCTGGGTGACCCAGTCCATGTAGCTGTTTGGCTTCATTTTTAGTTGGTCTTTGAAGGGGTCTTGCCCAAAGAAGGCTGGAGGGAGAGGGCCCTCAGTCTTGCATACTCAACGAGGTGGCACCTCAGTAGCTCATACTACCTCACCCTGTTTAGGCGAGCTCTGGGAGTTCCTGGCCTCGCCTGACACTGCCCCTGGTGGGACTTAGCAACACCCGGGTTGTTTCACAAGCAAGCTAATTAACTCACAAAGCCTTTTTggatgttaatatttatttattttttgtttttgtatgcatATTACCCAGCATCTCTTTTGGATAAGAGAGTTCAGGAAAATGAGTTTCTCCCCAGCAAGTAGCCATATTCCAGGGAATAGTCCTGGTCAGAGATTTGGGGAATAGGAGTATAATCAGGGAGAATGTGTCCAAGCCTTTTAAACAAGTCAGTTTTCTTGTCTCCACATGTCTGTAGCAGAATAAATACACAGAGCCCTTTAGGTAAGTTCTAGAAAGTTTGGGCCAGTTAAATTTCCAGACTTTTCATTCCCCTTCCATCCTGAGATGGTGTAGATTGGGGATTGAGTTGAGAGGATCAAGTCACAGGAAGGACCTTTTTACAGTTTCTTATCCTTTCTAAACATAGAGACCCTCCTGTCTTTGTTTGTATTAAGAAACATGGCCAAACCAAAGCTCTGTCTCTAATAGGCCTGCTGCCTCTCTCCCTGGCTTGGAATTGAGGAAGCCTCAGAATGGAGCACAGGAATCTCCAGTCCTTCACTAGATGACAGGAGACTTTTATGTGCCACTTCAAGGCACACTGTCCAGTTAAAGGCTCACCTTTAAACCCAACTTGGGACATTTTACCATCTAAACCCAACTTGGGACATTCTCAGGAGAGAAGTTCTGAGACTTCATTCCTGACTGTCTTCTCACTTTCTTATGCTGACCATTAGGAATTTGAGAAGGGGACACGTAATAGGCCACAGTCAATCATCTGCCAAGCTTTTCAAGCATGATGGTTACTCCCAGACTGTTGGTGAGGACTGAGTTTTGAGGGGTCAGTTTGAGAGAAATAGTACTTACAGGTCAGATAGCTAAAAGTAGATAAACATGCTGgagaaatcctttaaaaaaaaaaaaaaaaaaaaacaggcatggTGGATGCTGGGTGGTCTGTATACTTAACCTGAAACTGTGAAGTTTTCCTTTTTTGCCAATGAACCAAAAAACAGTTCCTTGAAACTTTGCCCTTGAAACACTAAACAAAAAAACTGCACCCTCTGATGCCCCTAAGGCTAAATGGTTGATCAGGGAGGCCCAGTTGGTCCCAGTCAGATATGTAGCAACAGGATCAGTAGATCATGAGTCTCATTGACCAAACCCTACCCTGCTGGGTGTCCCCTGTATTCACATTGAACTCCCCTTCTGTGTGAAGTCACACTGAAGTCCCCTTCTGTGCTTCCTCTGCCTCTAGCTCACCCTTTTCTGAGTTTTACTTGAAACACTATATTGTGACAAAGGGCACTGTAAGATACCTACCCAGTGAAAgggattcattttattttgccttttttatttttcaacctaatgctcatttgattGTGTTGCCCCCTCTCTCCAGGAACCCAGTTTAGCACTGTCCCTTCTGTAATGCTCTGAAATTCTATTTGACCCTTGAATGTTCTCTCTTTAcctgttttccctttttcttgaTCTGTACTCAGGACCAGCTACATAATTTGCAAAGCCCTCTGGTTCACAAATTGTTAGGAATTTCAAGATGGCAGTtgtacagcattaaaccaaatctGAGGCCATTGCTGATTTGTTTCCTCCAGGGAAACAGCAATCCTTGTATGGCATGCTGGGATGAACTGTGGAGTCTGCTTGTGGCCAGAACAGGGGATCAGTACCCTGGCATCCAGTGACTTGATGGCTCATTGATGCCACAGCATCCACTGGGAGCTCTGCTGAACAGTATTTGGTCCTCAATTTTAAGACTCCAGGGAGTCCCTTTAGTTCACGGCTAGTTGGAAAAAAAGGAGGTAAGGTGGGTGTTGGGCCCAAACAACCCCTAAAAACTAAGAAATGGgtaaaaattctttttcacttattttctccTCTATTAGCACCCCTTTATCTCCAGGACAAATCTTTGGCTTCAATGCCTTTTTTCCCAGTCAGGCTTTTGCTACTGATTATTCCTGCCCCCCTCTTTCTGGCCTCCTGCTGTGCTCTTTTTCCCCAGACCACTCAACTTTGAAAGTGAAATTAAATCCCTTTGTAGACAGACACTGAATTTTTTGGCATGGGAGTGGACTGTGTGGAGCAGTCTGTGCCCATCTGGGAGTCCCCACATGTCCTTTTCCCTAAATCCTGTACCAAATGAGACAGGAAGCAGGGTGCATAGCATAATGTGATTATGCATCATAAACTTAACAtctgaattaaaatgaaatatttgattttgatgTTTCTTTAACACCCTCCCCTGTCCAACCCTTCCAATTCCCTCCATCTCTAATAGCTAAAGTCTCTTAAGAAACGGAAAAAAGTTGTTGACATCTAACTCCTTCCATTAAATTAATAAGTACTGACCTCCTAATATTTAAGTGTTTACTATCTATTGCTGTaaagttttgtatattttgtaaactttttttcCCAAATAGTAGATGTTTAAAATCGTTGTACATCTGATTCTTTTATATTCCATTGTTCAGCACAAAGTGTGgtttttatttagaataataaaaagaagaaatttaaaatgagagtTTGCTTCCTGTGTACTACAAACATGTTCATACCTTGAGTTCAGAATATCTGAGCTCATCACTCTTTCAGTAACACATGTTGGCTCAGTACACACCAGAATTCTTTCAGGTAGCACATTTTCCTTTCCTGTAGTTGGAATCCCCCAGGATTAGCTTGTTGACCAGTTTTGAGTGGGAACTTAAGTCAAAAACTCAACCTCTTCAGGGGGACGTCCCTGAGGGCCTCTTCTGTCAAACTGAGAGAGAGCAGTGAGACTATGGATGTCTAGTTGGACTAACCTTACTAAGTAAGTGATTCAGTTGTAAATTGTCTTACCATGGCCACTTATTTCTTGGTGAAGCAGTATGTCTTTGAGTGGAGAGAGGCAGATGGAAagtgggagggggaaggaagattTGAATAGGGAGGAGGGAAAGGTTTGGCATAATTTGTTGAGGTTGATGCAAATAAGTTAACACAGAAGAAACAGACCCCTAGCAGGTAGGGAGTGATGTGGTACTGTTGGTCCCAGAGCACATGGCCCAGGCTCAACTGTCATTgttgctcagtaaatgtttgctgaGCACAACAGTCTTGTCACAGTCAGCATAGTCAGTTCCTAGCCTTCCCTTCAATGGGTGAAAAGATTCTAAGGAAGTATTCCTACTGCCAGGGTGATAACAAGTTTGGGGGAAGTGGCCTCTGTGGTGACTTGGGATGTGACACATGTAAAATTGGATTTCCTTCAGAAAGGTCCTGGAGCCCAAGACAAAGCAGTTAGTGATAAGGTCATCAGATCTTGGCTTGCTTTCTAAGTAGGGATAAGGGAAGAAAGTCTTTATATTGCCATTTCTGCATTGTTAGGTTAAGCCCTTATCGCATCCCCAAGAACAACCCAGAAACCTTGTTCAGAAAGTCTTCTCTCTATGTGTAGCTTAAGATCCTCTCCAGTTTGGGCCAAGTGATCAGGGAATGGCAGATACAGGTTTCCCTCTGTGCACCTGACAGACCTGGGCTGCATCCGCCATTGCAGCACATGTTTAATGCATCTGCTGAATATGAGTTGAGATTTCCAAAAGTAGAGTATTTGGCCTCCAGGTAATGGGTAGTTAATCCAAGTTAAACATTCCTGGCACAGTGAGCTCTGGAGCAGAACAGAGGAAACAGAAGATCAGCAATTGTATCCATAGCTCCCTAGCTCTCCACGCAGGATTGAGAGGCCAAAGATGTGACTCGTGATTGAAAGGCGGAAACCAGAGCCTGTTCTTAGACTTTTACGTCAGTGTTCTTGAAGTTCCTGGGCCTAGTTTCCCAAACTGATAGTGAGCCTTTTCCAGAAGACCTACTTGTTAACAAGAGGACTTCTTTCCCCATCTATACAACAAGTGTTAATAAGTGTAAATTGTCAGGCaggaaaattatgaaaagacTTGGCCAGGGAGAACTGACTTTGTGCTAGAGCTCTACTCTGTCACAGAACTGGGAAATTTCCACTTTGGCCTTTCCCATCCCTGTAGGGGGGCAAAGGCTGAGGGATGGAGCAACTGTCAGCACCTGCTGCTAACTGTCACCATGTTTGCTTCAGAATGAATGTCTCTGGATATTTTCCTATTAATtggagagaaagcaagagatggGGATGGTGGTGGGATTTTTGGTAGCTCTGTGTCTCCATGAAAGATAGATTGTCCAAAATCAAAAGCTACAAGGAGCATTGACTCTGGAACAGTGCCTCTGCTTtcggggaggaggagcaggatggacaagggggaggggagggtatcAGTAAGGAAATGGAACTCTGTTTCCTGGATGGTGGAGGGTGGAGAGACTATCCTGCTGACCCAGCTGCAGGGTGCCTGTCTCAGACCCAGGCCCCACCCCTGTAGACCCCATCCCCCTCCACTTATCATTGCACTGACATGCACAGATAGGGAATGTCCTGCTGAGGCCTCCTGATTCCTTGACCTCTGGCCTCATGTCCCCACAACCTGCATAGTGAGCTGGAAGATCAACAAGCACACAAACAAAAGGAAAGTTTTGTGAAGTTCCTGTGGAGCTCATTCTTTCTAGCTAGGATGATTTATGAAATGCATGTGTCTAGTTTCCTATGCAGGGCATCCCCTTAGCCTCAGCTTCCTTCCCAAGCCCAGCTGCAAGTGCAGAGTTCTCAGAGATCCAGACCATGGCTatctctattatttatttcacttttttttttttttctgcattgctCCCTTAGACACAAGGGCCAAAACAAATAATACAACACCAAGGAAGGACCTGTTCTCTATTcctccccatcccttctccctctcccataTTTCAGATATACCATGAGTATTCTGAtgctctccctcccccctccctccaaaTGTCTCACCTCCCTCTTCAGCCTTCTACTCGACTCCTGGAAGAGCCTGGAATCTACCTCAGCTGCCTATGGGATTGCCAAACAGAGATGAGAAATTTGGAAGCAGAGGGCGGCTGGAAGTTCAGGCTTAGGTGGGACTGGGGGAGGCAGCTGCAGTGGGCAGACTGCCCTCCTTGGTGATGATGATGGAGTGCTgagtggaagaggaagaagaggaagcccGTGCACCTGCCCTGGCCTGGTCCTTTGGAAGGTAGTGGACAACAGCACTCAGCAGCCGGTCCCGGAAGCTTGGACTGAAAAAGTTGTAGAGGATGGGGTTGGCAACACAGTGCAACATGGAGAAGCAGTCAATGATGTCATAGAAGAAATAGAGCAGGTGGGCCAGGTAGCAGTGGACGGATATGTGGCTCCCATGCAGAGTGAGCAGCAGCAGAGTCACATGGTAGGGCAGCCAGCAGATGACAAAAACAGCTATGTAGGCACACACCAGGAGGCAGTGCCGCCGGCCCTGGGGCTGTCCCTGGCTCCGAAGTCGGCAGGCTGTCAGCACGTTGAAGACTGCAATGAGAGGGAAGGGCAGCAGGAAGCCCAGGACAGTGGTAGACAGGGCCACCACCAGGGCCCATGTGCTATATGTTTCAAAAGGTGCCACAAAGAGGCACATGGGCTCTGACCCCTCCACCAATTGAATGTGGACCACCTCGGGCAGTGGGATGATGGCTGAGAGGACCCAGACGCCTGCACATATAGCCCGCCGCACTCGGTGCTGGCGATGCTGCCAGGAGGAAGAGGCATTGGTGAAGGTGATGTAGCGGTCAACACTGAGGCACACCAGGAAGAAGATGCTGCTGTACATGTTAGCAAGGTAGAAGTAATGAGTGAAGCGGCAGGAGAAGTCTCCCCAGAGCCAGGTGTAGTCCAGCATGACCTCCAGCATCCAAACAGGCAGGGACAGGATGATGCCCAAGTCCGCGATGGCCATGTTGAGGATATAGAGGTTCAGCAGCCCAGCCCGGCCTGAGCGACGCCAGTTGACACATACCACCAGGAGGTTCTCCACCAGCCCAACCACAAAGATGGCCAGGTAGAGGACAAAGAGGACCACTCTCTTGGTGTCCTCACTGAGCTCCAGGTGGCACTCGGACAAAGTGTGGTTGAAGAAGTAGAGCAATTCCTCCCAATTGTGGAACTCTTCACTGTCAGGCGCTGCGGTGGGCCCTTCAGAGGGGCCTGGCCCCGAGCTGGGTCTGACTGACATGAGGACCTGCAAGCACCTGTTGGGAAGAAGAGAGggtgggaagagaaaggaaatctTGAAAGCAGCCTTGTGCCTCCCAGGTAGAAGGCATAGGGGCTGGGGGCCCTTGGGGAAAGATTCTGGGACAGAAGGAATAAGAAAGGGGTATTTAGCATTCAAACCTTGAGTTGCCAGCTTTGGCCCAAGAGCACAGACATTTTGCTAAGGGATTTCAGGGATAGTAGAGACCAGGATGGTTTGCCCAACAAGGTTTCTTCCCAGCCCCAGCCAGTCCCATCCCACCTCCAGCCCTAGAGCGTCTCCAACCTCCACTTCTCTCCACTTTGTCGTGCGTCTTCACTAAGGGTTCCACACTGTCTAGCCATTCAGGCATTAGGTGTGAGAGGACacgcatgtgtgcacacacaacaCCCCTCCCCTCTGATTTACCCCTGGGAAATCTGTCTTCAAGCCCTGGCTTTCCATCTTCCCTGGGAGGGGACAACACTCACCTGGATTTCCCGTGTATGCACCTCTAGTCCTGGAGGTCTTGCAGGTCTGGGCTGTTAGGGAGTTGCAAGGAGACTGAAGGGACCCTGGCTGTGGGGCTCCTGGCTTCAGGGACGCCCTTTGCTACTGGCTTCAGGGCTGCCCTTCATCCGGGAAATAGCTG
Encoded here:
- the Gpr182 gene encoding LOW QUALITY PROTEIN: G-protein coupled receptor 182 (The sequence of the model RefSeq protein was modified relative to this genomic sequence to represent the inferred CDS: deleted 2 bases in 1 codon); this encodes MSVRPSSGPGPSEGPTAAPDSEEFHNWEELLYFFNHTLSECHLELSEDTKRVVLFVLYLAIFVVGLVENLLVVCVNWRRSGRAGLLNLYILNMAIADLGIILSLPVWMLEVMLDYTWLWGDFSCRFTHYFYLANMYSSIFFLVCLSVDRYITFTNASSSWQHRQHRVRRAICAGVWVLSAIIPLPEVVHIQLVEGSEPMCLFVAPFETYSTWALVVALSTTVLGFLLPFPLIAVFNVLTACRLRSQGQPQGRRHCLLVCAYIAVFVICWLPYHVTLLLLTLHGSHISVHCYLAHLLYFFYDIIDCFSMLHCVANPILYNFFSPSFRDRLLSAVVHYLPKDQARAGARASSSSSSTQHSIIITKEGSLPTAAAPQSHLSLNFQPPSASKFLISVWQSHRQLR